The following coding sequences lie in one Gloeomargarita sp. SKYB120 genomic window:
- a CDS encoding STAS domain-containing protein — protein sequence MSIALGTVGLGREMVYAGKAVMDACPVDVVILTPTTQEPYGETLLTLPITRFDSTQVAHFKAQYEQEIAGRACHVGIDLSRVEFLDSAGLGALVACHKHARQFGGQVGLIAPRPLVFNLLAMVSLDKILPIYASVDDFTSSVAQIP from the coding sequence ATGTCCATCGCTTTAGGAACGGTTGGGCTGGGCAGGGAGATGGTCTATGCTGGGAAAGCAGTGATGGATGCCTGTCCCGTGGACGTTGTGATTCTCACGCCCACCACCCAAGAACCCTACGGCGAGACCCTGCTGACCTTGCCCATCACCCGTTTCGACAGCACCCAGGTGGCCCATTTCAAAGCGCAGTACGAGCAGGAGATTGCCGGGCGAGCGTGCCACGTGGGCATTGACCTATCGCGGGTGGAATTCCTTGACAGCGCTGGCTTGGGGGCACTCGTTGCCTGTCATAAGCATGCGCGACAATTTGGCGGCCAGGTAGGTCTAATTGCTCCACGTCCGCTGGTGTTCAACCTGCTGGCAATGGTCTCCCTAGACAAAATCCTGCCCATCTACGCCAGTGTGGACGATTTCACCAGCAGCGTCGCTCAAATCCCGTAA
- a CDS encoding YciI family protein, with translation MAKFVVMGHYCEDVLQRREPYRQAHLDGLARQKAQGVLITIGPTQDLRRFFGIYEAESAEQVRALIEQDPYWQNGIWTDYEVIPWIQAI, from the coding sequence ATGGCGAAGTTTGTGGTCATGGGCCACTACTGCGAAGACGTGCTACAGCGGCGGGAACCTTACCGGCAAGCCCATTTGGACGGTCTGGCACGACAAAAAGCCCAGGGGGTGCTAATTACCATTGGCCCGACCCAGGACCTGCGGCGGTTTTTCGGGATTTACGAAGCCGAGTCGGCGGAACAGGTGCGGGCGCTGATTGAACAAGACCCCTACTGGCAAAACGGCATCTGGACGGATTACGAGGTGATTCCGTGGATTCAGGCCATCTGA
- a CDS encoding TSUP family transporter, with amino-acid sequence MIGPLLTVGLIAGLAGGMFGIGGGAIMVPALVLGLGFDQKVATGTSLAAQVLPIGLVGAWVYHRSGNLDLRAAVIMVVGLLLGNGLGAVLANQPFITSEMMKKLYGGFLLLVGLRYLLWR; translated from the coding sequence TTGATTGGGCCGTTGTTGACGGTGGGACTGATTGCGGGTTTGGCGGGGGGCATGTTTGGCATTGGCGGGGGCGCGATTATGGTGCCGGCGCTGGTACTAGGACTGGGATTTGACCAGAAGGTGGCAACCGGAACGTCCCTGGCAGCGCAGGTATTGCCAATTGGGTTAGTGGGGGCTTGGGTGTATCACCGCAGCGGCAATTTGGACCTGCGGGCCGCCGTGATTATGGTGGTGGGCTTGCTCCTGGGCAATGGACTGGGAGCAGTGCTGGCCAATCAGCCGTTTATCACCAGCGAGATGATGAAAAAGCTGTACGGGGGATTTTTGCTGCTGGTGGGATTGCGCTATTTGCTGTGGCGATGA
- a CDS encoding 4Fe-4S binding protein has translation MKQRVTLTFPRQMVQMPITYRLAKDFNIAANIIRAQVAPNQVGKLVVELSGDMDQMAAALEWLKDNGIEVAQSSREILIDTDKCIDCGLCTGVCPTQALDLDRHFRLTFTRSRCIVCEQCIPACPVAAITTDL, from the coding sequence ATGAAACAACGGGTCACCCTGACCTTTCCCCGCCAGATGGTGCAAATGCCCATTACCTACCGGCTGGCGAAGGACTTCAACATTGCGGCGAATATCATCCGGGCGCAGGTGGCCCCCAACCAAGTGGGCAAGCTGGTGGTCGAGCTATCGGGGGACATGGACCAAATGGCGGCGGCGCTGGAGTGGCTCAAGGACAACGGCATCGAAGTCGCCCAGAGCAGCCGAGAGATTCTCATTGATACGGACAAGTGCATTGACTGTGGGTTGTGTACGGGCGTGTGTCCCACCCAGGCCCTGGACCTGGACCGGCACTTCCGGTTGACCTTTACGCGGAGTCGCTGCATTGTCTGCGAGCAATGCATCCCGGCGTGCCCCGTAGCGGCGATTACCACCGACCTGTAA
- a CDS encoding sulfate ABC transporter ATP-binding protein: MGIVVEHVSKRFGNFLAVDDVSLTIPTGSLVALLGPSGSGKSTLLRLIAGLETPDTGKIWLTGQDATHRQVQERNIGFVFQHYALFKHMTVRQNIAFGLEVRKVPKQRIKQRVETLLELVQLQGLGDRYPHQLSGGQRQRVALARALAVEPQVLLLDEPFGALDARVRQELRAWLRRLHDEMHVTTVFVTHDQEEAMELSDQIVVIHKGRVEQVGTPAEIYDHPATPFVMSFIGPVNVLPGNAGLLQRQGLDVGHGQAFLRPHDIIISTNPEEAHTPARIQRLLHLGPEVRLELTLEDGQTLMAQIDRQRFAQLQLQPHQQVYVRPREARCFPLNYSI, encoded by the coding sequence ATGGGGATTGTCGTGGAGCACGTGTCCAAGCGGTTTGGCAATTTCCTGGCGGTGGATGACGTGAGTCTGACCATTCCCACCGGGTCGCTGGTGGCACTGCTGGGGCCGTCGGGGTCGGGCAAATCTACCCTATTGCGCTTGATTGCCGGGTTGGAAACGCCGGATACGGGCAAAATCTGGCTGACGGGCCAAGACGCCACCCATCGCCAGGTGCAAGAGCGCAACATTGGGTTTGTGTTTCAGCACTACGCCCTGTTTAAGCACATGACGGTGCGGCAAAACATTGCCTTTGGGCTGGAGGTGCGCAAGGTGCCCAAGCAGCGCATCAAACAGCGGGTGGAAACGCTCCTGGAACTGGTGCAATTGCAGGGCCTAGGGGACCGCTACCCCCACCAACTCTCCGGTGGACAGCGGCAACGGGTGGCCTTGGCGCGGGCGCTGGCGGTCGAACCCCAGGTGTTGCTGCTTGATGAACCGTTTGGGGCGTTGGATGCGCGGGTGCGCCAGGAACTGCGGGCATGGCTGCGGCGGTTGCACGACGAAATGCATGTCACCACCGTGTTTGTCACCCACGACCAGGAAGAGGCGATGGAACTGTCGGACCAGATCGTGGTGATTCACAAGGGCCGCGTGGAACAGGTGGGCACGCCCGCCGAAATTTACGACCATCCGGCAACGCCCTTTGTGATGAGCTTTATCGGGCCGGTGAATGTCCTACCAGGAAACGCCGGGCTGCTCCAGCGCCAGGGGCTAGATGTGGGACACGGCCAGGCGTTTTTGCGTCCCCATGACATCATTATTAGTACAAATCCCGAGGAAGCCCATACCCCCGCCCGCATTCAACGGCTGTTGCACCTGGGGCCAGAAGTGCGCCTGGAATTGACCCTGGAAGACGGTCAGACTCTGATGGCCCAGATTGACCGGCAGCGGTTTGCCCAACTCCAGTTGCAACCCCACCAGCAGGTGTACGTGCGGCCCCGCGAGGCGCGGTGTTTTCCCCTGAACTACTCCATTTAG
- a CDS encoding NIL domain-containing protein — MTQAKRVTVRVRVPAGGQDEPVLSQLITQYGVTVNIRGALFDPQNQAEAWLDLELYGAETALERCLAVMQERQWELINLSPIADAPEMTVPTPVMPPATTAVQRTHIHVRIPKAACDVPILSGLVSGYGLVVNLRGGLLSPSREDDGWFDLEVQGTAEQIAQGLDYLRQRGIQVWQADNQVDWSV, encoded by the coding sequence ATGACGCAAGCCAAACGGGTAACGGTGCGGGTGCGGGTGCCGGCGGGCGGTCAGGATGAACCGGTGTTGTCCCAGTTGATTACCCAGTACGGGGTGACGGTGAACATCCGGGGTGCGTTATTCGACCCGCAAAACCAAGCGGAAGCCTGGCTGGATTTGGAACTCTACGGCGCGGAAACAGCTTTGGAACGCTGCCTGGCGGTGATGCAGGAGCGCCAGTGGGAGTTGATTAACCTTTCCCCCATTGCCGATGCACCAGAAATGACCGTGCCCACCCCCGTCATGCCACCAGCCACCACAGCGGTTCAACGCACCCATATCCACGTGCGGATTCCCAAGGCGGCCTGCGATGTGCCCATCCTATCGGGCCTGGTTTCCGGGTACGGGTTGGTGGTGAACCTGCGGGGGGGATTGCTCAGTCCCAGTCGCGAGGACGATGGTTGGTTTGACCTGGAGGTGCAGGGAACCGCCGAGCAGATTGCCCAGGGGCTGGACTACTTGCGCCAGCGGGGCATCCAAGTCTGGCAAGCCGATAACCAAGTGGATTGGTCGGTGTAG
- a CDS encoding carbon-nitrogen hydrolase family protein: MRHSYLAAALQMTSGPDVEQNLNQLTDLVELACRRGAVLIGLPENFAFMGDEQQKATQASQIATAAERCLRTLAQRFQVTLLAGGMPVPADNHRVYNRALVITPEGEIAVAYDKVHLFDVNLPDGNTYQESRTVVAGAQLPPVYHQPDLGAIGLSICYDVRFPELYRHLAKVGAEILFIPAAFTAYTGKDHWQVLLQARAIENTCYVLAPAQVGWHYPRRQTHGHAMIVDPWGVVLADAGDQPGLAMAEINPERLAQVRRQMPSLQHRVF, encoded by the coding sequence ATGAGGCACTCCTACCTGGCGGCTGCCCTGCAGATGACCAGTGGGCCGGATGTTGAACAGAACCTGAATCAGTTGACCGATTTGGTGGAATTGGCTTGCCGGCGGGGTGCCGTCCTGATTGGCCTGCCGGAGAACTTCGCCTTCATGGGGGACGAGCAGCAAAAAGCCACCCAAGCGTCCCAGATTGCGACGGCGGCGGAACGGTGTCTGCGCACCCTGGCCCAGCGGTTCCAAGTGACGCTACTGGCGGGGGGGATGCCCGTACCGGCAGATAACCACCGGGTGTACAACCGGGCGCTGGTCATAACGCCTGAAGGAGAAATTGCCGTCGCCTATGACAAGGTGCATTTATTTGACGTGAATCTCCCGGACGGCAACACCTACCAGGAGTCCCGCACCGTGGTTGCTGGTGCCCAGCTCCCCCCGGTGTATCACCAGCCCGATTTAGGTGCCATCGGTTTATCCATCTGCTATGACGTGCGTTTCCCCGAACTCTACCGGCATTTGGCGAAGGTGGGGGCAGAAATTTTGTTTATCCCGGCGGCGTTTACAGCCTACACGGGCAAGGACCACTGGCAGGTGCTGCTGCAGGCGCGGGCGATTGAAAACACCTGCTACGTCCTAGCGCCGGCCCAGGTGGGATGGCACTATCCCCGGCGGCAAACCCACGGCCATGCCATGATCGTGGACCCCTGGGGCGTGGTCTTAGCCGATGCGGGCGACCAGCCGGGACTGGCGATGGCGGAAATCAACCCGGAACGTTTAGCTCAGGTGCGGCGGCAGATGCCCAGTCTCCAGCACCGGGTGTTTTAG